The following are encoded in a window of Castanea sativa cultivar Marrone di Chiusa Pesio chromosome 5, ASM4071231v1 genomic DNA:
- the LOC142634278 gene encoding putative FBD-associated F-box protein At1g61330 has translation MAAPKRENQTVSQSPQKRTKKVHNQHQNNLISHIDGVSSNPNRSGNLPDDILDRIFSFLPIKQAVEIGVLSPRFKKSWLFNRKILFDREFSRHHDREEYIHIVNHVFNSHVGSRIQSLSLCFDPTAKEHMIERWLKICAEKGIEELDLDFFQGRDVFKISQFLDIKSLTTLKLVYCEVDLPPQLTGLSFLTTLILKRVDLNIETMETLFFHCLLLETVDLWQCSNIQHLKVCARSLKRFKVLKVRHCSEILSIDIDAPTLRSIYYIGNVVKFQFAEVLHLDEVLLNFSPSRCFAKASLVENLVSDLSYANVLTTTSAFLEGLTTRIRDGAFRDLQFRLWNLKEFQLFMEGTSYCNLFDIASFLKNCPSLEKLFLDLNDFSFDCGFYWELHQKQLFQYFPHFFTSLKFIKVKGFKFQKHELELVRFLLGKAVFLETLVLVTPRTGRIRIYEPADAINYKRLIFSWRASPKTNIVLLDHYHDKGPVQPKVSQFG, from the exons ATGGCTGCACCAAAAAGAGAGAACCAAACAGTGTCGCAGTCACCAcaaaagagaaccaagaagGTTCACAATCAGCACCAAAACAATCTTATTAGTCACATAGATGGTGTTAGTTCAAATCCTAATCGTTCAGGGAACCTTCCTGACGATATTCTTGATAGGATTTTCTCGTTCTTGCCAATCAAACAAGCGGTGGAGATCGGAGTATTGTCACCAAGGTTTAAGAAATCTTGGCTTTTCAATCGTAAAATACTGTTTGACAGAGAGTTTTCTAGACATCATGATCGTGAGGAGTATATTCACATAGTAAACCATGTGTTCAATTCTCACGTGGGTTCGAGAATTCAAAGCCTAAGTTTGTGTTTTGATCCCACGGCTAAGGAACACATGATTGAGAGATGGCTCAAAATATGCGCTGAAAAAGGCATTGAAGAGCttgatttagatttttttcAAGGGAGAGATGTTTTTAAGATTTCACAGTTTCTTGACATCAAATCATTGACAACATTGAAACTAGTTTACTGTGAAGTTGATCTTCCACCACAGTTGACAGGTTTGAGTTTCTTGACCACTCTTATCCTTAAGAGAGTCGATCTCAACATTGAAACGATGGAAACCTTGTTTTTCCATTGTTTACTCCTTGAGACTGTGGACCTATGGCAGTGTTCTAATATTCAACATTTGAAGGTTTGTGCTAGGAGCCTTAAGAGGTTTAAGGTCTTGAAAGTTAGGCATTGCTCTGAAATTTTGAGCATTGATATCGATGCCCCGACTCTACGCtcaatttattatattgggAATGTTGTTAAATTTCAATTTGCTGAGGTCTTGCACTTGGATGAAGTGTTGCTTAATTTCTCTCCCTCTAGATGTTTTGCAAAGGCCTCTCTAGTGGAAAATTTGGTATCTGATCTCTCTTATGCTAATGTTCTGACTACAACTAGTGCATTTCTTGAG GGCTTGACAACAAGAATTAGAGATGGAGCTTTTCGAGATTTGCAATTCAGATTATGGAATCTGAAGGAATTTCAGTTATTCATGGAAGGTACAAGCTATTGCAATCTTTTTGATATTGCTTCTTTTCTCAAGAATTGCCCGAGCCTAGAGAAACTGTTTCTTGAT ctcaatgatttttcttttgactGCGGGTTTTACTGGGAATTACATCAGAAGCAACTATTTCAGTACTTCCCTCACTTCTTCACTAGCCTCAAATTCATTAAAGTGAaaggtttcaagtttcaaaagcaTGAACTAGAGTTGGTGAGGTTTCTCCTAGGGAAAGCAGTATTCTTGGAGACTCTAGTTCTAGTCACTCCTAGAACTGGCCGTATACGAATATATGAACCTGCAGATGCAATAAATTACAAAAGACTTATTTTCTCTTGGAGAGCGTCTCCAAAAACCAATATAGTTCTACTTGATCATTATCATGACAAGGGTCCTGTTCAACCAAAAGTTTCACAGTTTGGATAG
- the LOC142633867 gene encoding F-box protein At1g61340-like, whose amino-acid sequence MALGKRCGSSLKSKRVVGGEELGLEYVRCASAFGRKRILISNHFEGLAIDSAPKTPSKKMCGERLGLDSERSLLEALPQDILIRVLCGVNHEDLKQLFHVSKTIREATLIAKQWHFAYSTPSKTRAFRTAFDLENPSELDDETEAPNAPKQLRPRRSRLSEKKLADISVALFASPDEEHWPRKALFMETEI is encoded by the exons ATGGCGTTGGGAAAGAGATGCGGCAGTTCTTTGAAATCGAAGCGCGTGGTCGGCGGTGAGGAGCTAGGGTTAGAGTATGTGAGGTGCGCGAGTGCATTTGGGAGGAAGAGGATTTTGATTTCGAATCATTTCGAGGGTTTGGCAATCGATTCGGCTCCGAAAACGCCGTCGAAGAAAATGTGTGGCGAGAGATTGGGTTTGGATTCTGAAAGGTCTCTTCTCGAAGCCTTGCCTCAGGATATTCTG ATTAGGGTTTTGTGCGGTGTGAATCATGAGGATTTGAAGCAGCTATTCCACGTTTCGAAAACGATTAGAGAAGCT ACTCTGATTGCAAAACAATGGCATTTCGCGTATAGCACGCCATCAAAGACTCGAGCTTTTCGAACCGCGTTTGATTTGGAGAATCCAAGCGAATTAGATGATGAAACTGAAGCTCCGAATGCTCCAAAACAGTTGAGGCCTCGTCGGTCACGGCTGTCGGAGAAGAAGCTGGCCGATATATCAGTGGCATTGTTCGCTTCCCCTGACGAAGAGCATTGGCCGAGAAAAGCACTATTTATGGAAACAGAGATATGA